The genomic segment ttccttcttccctagTTCCTCACTTCCTCCTGAGTCCTTACTCCTTAGTTCTTCAATCTTCGGTTCTTCCGAGTTCCGACTTTCGAGTTCTGTCCTTCGCCCATTTCCGGCCGTTCGCCACTCGCTCAGTCGCTCTCGCCGTCGTCGGTCCTCCCCGTCGGCACTCGGCCGAAGAGAGTGACGAGGGAATAAGGGAGGCGGCATCGCCGGCGTGACGGTGTCTCTTCTCCTTCAGTCCTTCTCGACCCAGCCTTCCATCCTCGCCACCGTCGCCTACTCGCCGGAGCCCGGAGGTGAGTTTCTGCCTTCCGAGAACGGCTTTAGGCCCTCTAGGGTGTTCTCTTTGTTGGGATACTTGGGTAATGGGAACAGACTACAGAGGAGGTATGAGAAAGAACCGAAGCATGACTTGTGTAACAAATTTAATGCTCAGGCACAGGGCCCAGCTCGATAACAAATTTAATGCTCATCCTTGATATCTTTCCTCCCTGGAACAGATTCAGAATCTGTTTGAAGAAATGCCAAAGCTAGTCTGAAAAATATGGGGGTCATTTATCACCTGAATCCTGCACAGCTTCTTCCAATTTAATTTCAAGATCAATTCTTTTAGCAATAAACTTCTGAATCTGAAGCTCCAGCTCCTCAATCTTGGCCTGATATGTGCTAAGAGAAATCTTTGCAGCATCATTTGACTCTGCCTTTGGTCAAGTGACAGGCTCTTGAGTCTTGATGAGAATATGGTAGTCCTTTGCTCATCTGATTTTAGGAGAGCAGATATCAAGTATTCCTTTTCTTTAATAGTGGAGATTGCTTGTCTATATCTTTGTTCTGTTACTTCTGTACCAGACAATGCATGTTTAGTGGAGATTGCTAGACGAATTAATAGTGGAGATTGCTAGACGAATTAtttctaaataaatttttaaagtattttatatttattaaaaaactttattattatttttttaaaaaggcctcatttagtgaattcgccttaggcctccaaatgcattgggccgcccctgcatAGGACTATGTGACACGCATGTTGTCTCATATTTGTTGTGTTTATGTAACATTAATTGATGGTGATATCTATATGTACCGACCCGTCTGCCAATCGGTACAAGTCCTAGTATTGGTTCGGCGGACCTTGATGCTAACTCTTGGTATATAGTGTACACTTCTAATCATGGTTCTCCATACTGCCTTGAATTGCTTGGTTTGTGGCTTACCGAGCTAAACCGATGTGGAAATGTGGACAGTTCCTCCTGTTGGTTCGGTATAGAGGTTGAACCCTCCACCAACCCTCTGGTTCAATTAAAAATGGCTTAACAAACCTAGCTCAATCCCCTCACCCAGCTCGATTAAACCCTTCCTAACTCGATCCTCCCTTGTGTTATGATTTCGAGAGACCCTTCCACCCCACTGCTCACCATCATAGTGCCCTCCCCTTGCGATGTGCTCGAGACTGACCCCCCCGGTCATAatacctccctctctctctctttctcatgtGCGCTCAAGTTTCTTTAGGGTTTCCTTCACCCTccccctttctctttctctcttcctttctacTTTTATCCGTCTCCAACTCTCTCTGTGTCGGTACGCCCTGGAATGGCACGGTACGGACCCGTACCATGCCGAACCAGTCAGTGGCTGGTACACCCTCCAATACCGGTTTGGCAAACCTTGCTTTTAATTCCTCTTGATTTTAGATAAATGTGTGACTTGTGTGGATGTTGACAGACTTGGATGACTCTATGTAATAGAAGGATAGCCTGTCTTAATTAACAAAGGGTTAGATGTCCATCAATCTCAAAAGAAGATGGTAGATGTTATAATCCTCTGTATGTAATGTTAGatgatatttatttttcatttcctGTTCCTGATTCATGAAGTGTTCGCATGACAGAGGAAAGGGAGGATGACATCCTCATGCACTGCCCATATCTCTTTCAGTTACGTGGTTGAAATCACTAATGAGGATTTGATTTCTCATCTTAAATGTTCCATTTTAACAGGATGACTATCATGGAGTGTAATATATTTAGATTCTATTCCAAAGAATTTCTCTactgcatatttattttttcagttATTTCGAGAATTCAGCATTGTAAATTTCTAgcagtccttttttttttgagatgctAAATAAGAATCATGCATAATCTGTTCTTGCATATGCTTCCTGCCAAAAATGTCATAAGTGTATTCTTGTTATCATATTGATGCTAATGAAACTTTCCAGTATTATCTTCTTTATCAGTTATGACCTAATTATTGGCAATTCAGGAAAAATTCTTCTCACCTTAACATTGTATGGAAGATGCAGCAGCAATTCTGTTAACCATACTTCTCCCCCTTGTTCAAGCCTCTACAGTAGTGCCAATGTTAGAGAGCTAAAAGAATCAGCTAGCACACGACATAATGTTCTACGAGGCACAGAATCTCCTACCATGACAAATATGAGTAAATCAATTTCTGTTGTAGAACAAACACCATCGCTTCAAGCTCATGTTGGCCATTTAACAGAGAGACATCCCAGTAAGAATGAAGCAAGCTTCTCTGTTGTTTCTAGAAATCATGATTTGTTGGAGTTATCTGATGTGCTTTCTGGAGATGAGAGCAACAAAGATGCAAATGTCTTGTTTGAAGATGCTATGGAGATCATGCAAACAAGGGAAGAAACGAATATGCCAGAAAATCTTGAAGGGGGCATTCTTCTTCAGCAAGCATACATGATTGAGACCAAGGATCTAAACTCTTTCTTATTTAAACCTAATGCACAATTCAGGAGAGAGCTTGCAGGACTGCAGGGAACCACAAACTACGAGGAAAAACCATGGAAATGGGAGTGCAAGGATCCACCATGTTTAGGAAGGCTGGTTACTTACACAAAAGCTTCAACAAAGTTTGTAAAAGCATTCAATGCCATAGAAGAGCAGACATATATAAAAGCAGATGGGAAAAATTTTGCAGTTTTGACTCGTGTCAGCACGCCAGAAGTCCCGTATGGTAAATGCTTTCAGGTTGTTTTGCTCTATAAGATAATGCCTGGTCCGCAACTATCTTCAGGTGAAGAAAGCTCTAATTTTGTTATATCTTGGAATCTTGAGTTTAACCAAAGCACTGTAATGAAAAGCATAATTGAGGGAACTGCTAGACAGGGACTGGAGGACAGCTATGAAAGCTTTGCTGACTTGCTATCTCAATATACTAAACCAGTTGTCTCATCAGAGCTGCTAATGGACAAAGAGCAGTTGTTGGCACCATTGCAGCTTGATCACCAATCAGATTGGAGATTGGCTGTCGAGTACTTTTGCAGTTTTACAGTAGTTTGTACCATATTTATGTGTTTGTATGTTCTTATGCACATTGTTTTCTTACGACATGGTGCAAGCTGGGGACTGGAATTTAATGGTTTAGATTTGCCTGACACATTCGGTGAGCTGATCATCTCTGGGATTTTGTTTCTTCAAGGGGAGCGCATTTTCAATATGATTTCACATTTTGTGCAGGCAAGATTACAAAGAGGTAATGCTCCCGCCGTTATTTTATGTATAGGATCTAAGCTGTAGCTTTTGCTGTGACATAATATGTGGCATTTCCTTTGTGTAAGTACTCAAGACATGCTTAGTTTTACTGGAACCTCTGGTAAAATCACTACTTCTCTTTGGCAGGTAGTGATCATGGAGTGAAAGCACAGGGTGATGGGTGGCTTCTTACTGTTGCTTTAATTGAAGGGTGTAATTTACCGTCAGCAGCTTCATCTGGTTTTTCAGATCCTTATGTGGTGTTCAGCTGTAATGGTGAAACTAGAACAAGTTCTGTCCAGCTTCAAACACTGGATCCTCAATGGAATGGTTACCTTTTAATGCACTCTCTTTTCGTGATTTAAATCTGCTGAGTTTTTGATTGCATTTGTTGGTTAATATAGAATTACTCATTGAGAAATCCTGCAGAAATACTGGAGTTTGATGCGATGCAAGAGCCACCATCTGTGTTAGATGTTGAagtttttgattttgatggtcCGTTTGACCTGGCAGCCTCTCTTGGGCATGCAGAAATAAATTTTCTGAAGCACTCGTCTGCTGAGCTGGCTGACATGTGGATACCCCTTAAGGGTAAACTGGCTCAAACATCTCAGAGCAAGCTTCatttaagaattttcttggacAACACAAAGGGAATGGAAACTGTAAAGGAATATCTAACGAAGATGGAGAAGGAAGTTGGGAGGAAGGTATTTCAGTTCATACAACCTGTTTCTAGAGGTGCTACTTTATGACTACTGACTGTAGTTCATGCTTGGCAGTTAAACATCCGGTCACCACACAGGAATTCAACATTCCAGAAGCTCTTTGCTCTACCACCAGAAGAATTTCTCATCAATGATTTCTCGTGCTACTTGAAGAGAAAGATGCCATTGCAGGTCTTGCTTTTTGCTGTTATAAAAACTCTTTTCTTAATAATATAGGATAGTGGCAATAAAATGACATGTCTAATGCTGCAGGGCAGGCTTTTCTTATCTGCAAGAATTGTTGGATTCTACGCCAATCTATTTGGTCAtaaaactaaatttttttttctctgggaAGACATTGAGGACATTCAAGTgattcctccttctttttcaACATTTGGGAGCCCAGCTTTACAGATAATCTTGAGGAGTGGTCGAGGCCTTGATGCTAGGCATGGTGCAAAGTctcaagatgaagaaggaaggttGAGATTTCAGTTTCAATCATTTGTATCATTCAACATAGTAAGCAGGTCTGGTGCAGTGCTATTTTACTCGGATTTTTTCTTGAATCACTTAAGAACTAAGATGCCGTCATTTTGATCTGGCAAAGATAATTAGCTGTTACTGCTTGTGTTGTGGCAAGGAcgatcatggctctctggagaACAAGAGCCTTGAACATTGAACAGAGAGCTAAGATGGAAGAAGACCAACAGAATCATGCTCTAAGATCAGTTCAGATTGAAGATAGTGAGACTTTATTGAAGTTTGAAGACATCAACTTTTCAGAGGCTTACTCTTCGGAAGTTCCTCTCCATGTGAGTTGTCCACTCTTTGCTCTTGCAGACCTACCTTATATATTATTAGAGTTTTTATGTCTGGAAGAAATTCTGTTAGCTTTTGTCCCCTTCACTTGGGCTGTTCGCAGGCAAATTTGCTTATGGAATTATTTGAGGGGGGGAATTTGGAGAAGAAAATTATGGATAAAGTCGGCTGTCTTAATTACTCGGTGACTCAGTGGGAGGTTGTAAGATCCAATGTTTATGAAAGACACATACGTTATAAGTTCAATCGCCATGCATCTATTTTTGGTGGTGAAGCAGTTAGTAGCCAACAAAAAACCCCTACAGCAGATGGTAATGGGTGGATTGTAGATGAAGTCATGACTATCCATAATGTCCCATTTGGTGATCACTTCCGGGTATGCTTTATTCATCAAGATTCCACCAATGTCCTACATTTGCTATCCGTGGCTttcattctcttcttcttgtttctgCTGTAGGTCCATTTGAGATACAAGATTGAGACCTTGCTACATGTCTCTTCAACAAGCCGATGTGATGTTTTTGTTGGCATCGAATGGATAAGAAGTACAAAATTTCAGAAGCAGATAACAAGAAATGTATGTGATAAACTAGCTCATAGGTCAAAGGATATATTTGAACTGGCAGAGAGAGAGCTTCTTTCTGCAAAAGCACAAGATTAGGTTACCTAGAGAATGGTGCTCCTTAGTTGCGTATTAACTGATTGTCATGATAGCAGTGAGAAATTTGAAATATAGCACCATTCAATTCAGGAAGCATTTGTACATTTGTTGAGTTGATTAAGCAAACTGGATGCTAGAATATATGACGTTGTTCTTTTGGGTATTTACCAAGCAGATCATCATTTAGGCTGGAAATATTAACTTGTAGACATGAGAGTAGTTATGCTTCTCAGTTGACTGTTTTGGTTCCTAAAAATGGGATGACGGTCAACAAAAGGTATATTTTGGCATTGAATGGAATATCTATATGCTGCGTGAGTTCCACTCCACTGACGGCCAATTTTGGCCTAGACTTCTAATGTCCACTTTTCTTGCGACACTGCTTTCATTGATGAATCTGCTTGCATGCTTGGATATTTCCAACGTACTAGCATGTTTGCATCTTATGAAAATCTTCATTAATGAGATGATATCAGTCTCTATATTAAGTCTGCCAAGTTCATTAATCCATGTCAGTTTGAATTTATGAGTATTGAGTTCCCATAAGAGAGGAAAACAATTTTCCTGATCGTCgagatgcatgcatgcatacataagtACATCTGTATATTCAGATGTACCTATATaggtatatacatacatattcatGCATACATCCGTTGCATACATCTATCCATAACGCAAATATATCCATCCGTGTCCATACgtacatatatatgcatgcacgtatgtacatatatgcatgctgatcctatatatatatatatatatatatatatatatatatatatatatatatatatatatatatgagtacCCAGCACTCCGTCTTGGAGACTTGGACATCGGAATTTCCAAGAAACTCGGCTCTAATCTCCCTGCAATCGGAACTTCCCCATCGCCGAAAACCCTCAAGACCGAAACAAGAAACCTGATCCCATGGAGATGTCTGCGCGATCTCGAAGCCGGATCAAGCTTATCTGCAGCTATGGGGGCCGATTCCAGCCTTTACCCGGGGGCTGGCGGCTCTTCTACCTTGGTGGGGAGTGCAAGCTCATCATCGTCGACCGCTTCACCCTCCTCGCCAGGCTCTCCTCCATCTTCGGCACGGGGCATCTTCGGTTCGCCGGAGAAGACCCCACCGCACTCAAAGACAGCATCGACGAGGACGGCTTCGACCGGATGATGATCGGGCATGACCGCATCCAGCGGTGCTCCGCCTCCGCCCACATCTGCCTCTTCCTTTTCCCCGTCGCCTGCTGTCTCTCCAAGAAAACCACGGGTACGACGCCAGCTGAACTGCCGCCGCTGATCGACTTGTCCACCCCGGCACCCGATGCACGGCCTTCGGTCACCAAGGGTTTTCCGGAAAAAGATACAGAGGCAGATCGAGGAACTGCATGCAGGAAGGGATGCAGTGAACAACTCAAGAGAAAGCTTCGCCGCAGGTGATCGGCGTTGCTTATATGGTGGCCGGGCCCGATGGAGCCTCCTTATTGCTTCTTCTGCCACCGATGGTGGTCGTTGAAGGGCCATACTTGGTTGTGCGTGGGCCGGTTTGGACGGAGCAGTGAGGGGATGCAGGATATTCTCCGTACATGGCGTACGGCCGTGCAGGAAGAGTGATTCCATGTAGATGACCTTTTCGGTATATtctcattgtttttttttttgttgtcttCGAGTCCCTCACACGGTCTCCGCCCGTGGCTTTTCTTCCCTGGGATGTGCCTTGGATCCTCTAAGAGAGAATTCTACCGTCCAAGAAGAATGCGCGAGCCAGAACGGCTTTTGCTGCCGCAAACGCCCCTGGATTACTTATGAGTGGAAGATGTCCATTGTATTATGTATGATTCTCCATCGCCATTGGATTTACTCATACCTCATTGATGTACACCAAACTTACTTCTTTCATTGTATCGCTTGTGTATCAGAACTTATAGCTTCAAtatcataattaaaaaaaaaaaaaattctggacttcaatttgttttttttttgctgcaaaATTACTTGTTGATTTCTTTACGTTTCAGAAGCTTTTTGAGTTGAGTAAAAAGTATagtagaaatttttatttttgatgccGAAAAAGATGCAAAATGGTTATTTCACGGCTGAATGCTCCGCATCCTACTTAGCACTATGCTAACAGTT from the Phoenix dactylifera cultivar Barhee BC4 chromosome 14, palm_55x_up_171113_PBpolish2nd_filt_p, whole genome shotgun sequence genome contains:
- the LOC103697657 gene encoding C2 and GRAM domain-containing protein At5g50170, which produces MRLYVYVLEARGLPAAKASSGGAAAAADGVYAKLKVGKHKSRTRALRGTLDPVWNQEFVFRVEDDDEGEELEVGLFREADGGGGGELLGRVRLPVRAASGEGVQTLPPTWLSLQPRHHGAQSKAKDCGKILLTLTLYGRCSSNSVNHTSPPCSSLYSSANVRELKESASTRHNVLRGTESPTMTNMSKSISVVEQTPSLQAHVGHLTERHPSKNEASFSVVSRNHDLLELSDVLSGDESNKDANVLFEDAMEIMQTREETNMPENLEGGILLQQAYMIETKDLNSFLFKPNAQFRRELAGLQGTTNYEEKPWKWECKDPPCLGRLVTYTKASTKFVKAFNAIEEQTYIKADGKNFAVLTRVSTPEVPYGKCFQVVLLYKIMPGPQLSSGEESSNFVISWNLEFNQSTVMKSIIEGTARQGLEDSYESFADLLSQYTKPVVSSELLMDKEQLLAPLQLDHQSDWRLAVEYFCSFTVVCTIFMCLYVLMHIVFLRHGASWGLEFNGLDLPDTFGELIISGILFLQGERIFNMISHFVQARLQRGSDHGVKAQGDGWLLTVALIEGCNLPSAASSGFSDPYVVFSCNGETRTSSVQLQTLDPQWNEILEFDAMQEPPSVLDVEVFDFDGPFDLAASLGHAEINFLKHSSAELADMWIPLKGKLAQTSQSKLHLRIFLDNTKGMETVKEYLTKMEKEVGRKLNIRSPHRNSTFQKLFALPPEEFLINDFSCYLKRKMPLQGRLFLSARIVGFYANLFGHKTKFFFLWEDIEDIQVIPPSFSTFGSPALQIILRSGRGLDARHGAKSQDEEGRLRFQFQSFVSFNIVSRTIMALWRTRALNIEQRAKMEEDQQNHALRSVQIEDSETLLKFEDINFSEAYSSEVPLHANLLMELFEGGNLEKKIMDKVGCLNYSVTQWEVVRSNVYERHIRYKFNRHASIFGGEAVSSQQKTPTADGNGWIVDEVMTIHNVPFGDHFRVHLRYKIETLLHVSSTSRCDVFVGIEWIRSTKFQKQITRNVCDKLAHRSKDIFELAERELLSAKAQD